ccctcttccccatctccTCATTTCAAAGATGCTCCCCAGAGCTCCCCTGCCACGGGAACATCCGGGAGTCCTAAAGTTCCTGGAGGAGTCTGCTCCACCAGCACTACTGCTGCAGCTGCTTCAAACACAAAATTTAATGAAGATGCCAGCAATCAAGTGGAGGAAAAGCAAAATACCTCAAAGGCCAGGGATACCACTGAGCAATGTCGCAGAGGCCCTATAGAAGAGAAAGTTGCTCTGTTGGTATACTACCTGCTGTACAAGTATCAAGTGAAAGAGCCAATTACTAAGGCAGATATGCTGAGAAATGTAATCCAGACTTATAAGAATCACTTCCATGAGATCCTAAGGAAAGCCTCTGAGCACTTGGAGCTGGTCTTTGGCCTTGATGTAAAGGAAATGGATCCCAACAGGAACACCTACGTCCTTATCAACAAACTGGAACGGAGCTGCGATGCAAGAGTGAATGATAATGGAGCTGTGCCCAAGACAGGCCTGTTGATGACTGTCCTGGGTGTGATCTTCACAAAGGGCAACCGTGCCACTGAGGAGGAAGTCTGGGAAGTGCTGAATATGATGGGGTTGTATGATGGAATAAAGAATTTCATCTATGGGGATCCCAAGAAGCTCATCACCAAAGATTGGGTGAAAGAAAAGTACCTGGAGTACCGCCAGGTGCCCAACAGCGATCCTCCGCACTATGAGTTCCTGTGGGGCCCCAGAGCCCATGCCGAGACCAGCAAGATGAAAGTCCTTGAGTTTGTGGCCAAGTCCCATGATACCGTCCCCACTGCCTTCCCAGGCTGTTATGAAGAGGCTTTGAGAGATGAGGAAGAGCGAGCCCGAGCCAGAGTTCTAGCCAAGGCTGGTACCGCTGCCATGGCCAGTGCACGCAGTGCCAAGGCCATAGCCAGCAGCTTTTCCTGCCCCAAGTGAAGGCTGAGGAAGGTTATTTACTATCTGTTTGAAGAGAACAGTTAATGTTCTCATTAGTGAAAAGTCAGGGTGGGGCTGGAGACCAGAGAATATATAACATGTTTGTGTTCTATGTAGGAACCTGGGTATTTGTTTAAATGTTGCTCCTTTTAACAGAAAGTTTAAGTAGCTTCAGAGTATGAGTTTATGAATAactaattcatttattgatgTTCATGAGTTTTAAGAGTAagagttttacaattttatagaaaaaattgggaaattttccattttatttagttaCTTGGAACATAACATCGTAGCATTTCCATGAAAGAACTCAGCAGTAAAATGCTGGGATCAAGAAATAGAGAGTGTAAAAGATGATGAATTTTTTACATTCCTTTATCACCGTTTGGTCTGTTCTCTCAAGTtaatatagacacacacacacacatacatatatatatatatatatatatatatatatatacacacacacacacacacacatatatatacacacttagaTGTGCTTAGTTTATTCAATAATGTAGAATTAATTATAGCATAATAAATTAGACGTCTTGCACACTGTCTCGTTTATTTCTCAAACATTCCTTGAGCATCTGCTCTTTGGGAGTCTTCCTGCTAGTACTGGGAGTGTCAGGATAATCAAAACCCACTGTGCCCATAGAATTTGAGAGTGTAGAAGTAGCTGTCAAGTAGGACAGAGGATGGGATACACCCACTGGCCTCAGGGCACTTATCACTTCACTTCTCACATCCTCCCATGGGGAGGATCCAGATGGAGAAGTCAAGTGTAAGGTGCCCTGAGGCCAGCGGGTCTGGGGCTTTGGGCAACTGCAAGTCCTTTGGTGTGAGTCACTTTTACAAGAAGCTGGGTGGTGGGTCAGATGAGGCTGTGGGGGCTGTGGGTAGGGGCCAGACCCCCAGAAGTTGTGTCCAGAGTTAAGAGATGTAAAGCCTGGAATGGAAAACTATTTAGCAGCTactttaaaatcatgaattaaccAGAGAGAAATCTCCTGGGGAATGTAAGGTGTCCTGCATCCTTCCCCACGGTTTTCCCAGTGCGGTTCAACACAGCACACAAACTGTGTTTTAGGCATATCATCCCCAGGGAGTTTCTGAGAAATAGAGGTGATATTCACATGACATGGGTATGCTTAGAAGCCACTGTGCTAGCAATCTTTGCTCTGGCCTCGAGAGACCTCCCACTACATGCAAGTTCATCTTATTAAGTTATGTGTAATTTGGCAAACTCCAAGTGAGGGATAGATTTTGAATggaactgaaataaatgaaaagagaagtggTTTGGATGGAAGGACAGTTGGAGGGAGTTGGTTCTTGACCCCAATGACTTAACTTCCACCTAACTGGGAAGACTCTCCCCAACATGCAATAAATAACATATCCTGAAAAGCACGCATAGTAAGTAATTTAGCTTTACTTGCTATGCATCATGTTGGCTGATTTGTTGTGCTGTCTCATAGGGTGCTAAATATTCTCTGATACctcttggattaaaaaaaatcacagaacagATTTCAGTAAAGTCTGGGTCAAAAAAGTAACAGTCATTACTgcaaattattaaaaacagaatacatGCTAGACATGTGCCGAGTGCTTTCATACATTATATACATCCCAGGAGTCCTACAGAATAGGACCTCTCTAGCTCATTTCACAGAAAAGTCTTACAGAGCTCTGCAATTTTCCTGACTTCATCTGGCTCATAAATGTCAGAAGTGGGActagacatctggtctgacttcATTTAGGGTCCCTCACTATTCCACTCCTTCTTGAATAAAGcaaatgttttgtctcttaattcATTTCTACTCTCACTACTCCACAATGTCTCAGGGAATTGAAATGAAGGACCCTGTGGCCAATGTATTAAGCCCagctgaaataaataaagaagaaaatgagaattaaaaacaatttcaggaGAGTTGGTGGGCTTAATCTACCTAGGCTCCTCCTGCTTCTACCCGCAGGGTTCCTTGAGAGCTGACTCCACCCAGGTCCCAGAATTTGGGACCAGTTCCAGCGCTTCCTGAATTACATCACTCTTTCCCTGGGTCTTCCCAGTATGCCCTCATGTCAAAATCTCTATCCTGACCAGCTGTCCAACTTCCTTTCATAAGGCTGCACTCTGTTCACAGTGAAACAGAAGCCCCAGAATCACGTGCCTTTCCCCTAACTTAGTGCATTCCAAACTCCTGAAGGTGTCCCCTGTCTGTCCCATGCCTGACCACGGAATCCCTCTGTGATAACAGTAATCCCATTCATGTGGTTGTTTACTTTGGCAGTGAAGTTTAGACTGCTCATCTGCTCTTGGtgcttctctctcactcaaagtttttttttccaaattagctTGTGAGCAGTCTGATTTGGCACAGGATCTACTGATTCTTGAAAGATAACCCTGAAGttagggaatattttttttaatttattttcttaagtttatttctttatttatttttatttttgagagaggcagggacagcgtgaccaagggagggtcagagagaatcttaagcaagctccgggtgtcagcacagaacccaatgctgggcttgcaagaccgtgacctgagccaaaaccaatagtcagatgcttgatcgacagaaccacccaggtgcccctaaagagtTTTTAGAAAGCAAATGGGATTAGTAAGACAAAAGAACTTAAtctgataaaatatttgagaCTGGCCACTGAATCCATAAATTGATGAGAGAGCTTAACTAAGTGGTCAGGAACCAAAGCCTCCCTCCTAAGTGGTAGATGATGAAGGTGTGAAGAAATCACTATATAGCAACAATCAGCAGAAGCTGGATTCTTAAAAACTCAGGTGTCCTTCCAGGAGAATGTAGTAACTTTCTATTGCCGACAAATTGTCATAAATCAAGgcacttaaaacaacacacatttattatctcacctTTCTGTAGGTAATACATATGAGTTGGCTGTGCTGTTTTCTTTGTTCAGGGTTACACAAAGCCAAAATCAAGCTGTCAGTCTGGGTTCTTATGGGGAGATACTGAGAAGAATCTCATTCCACACTTGCACAGGTTGCTTTAGGAATCCAGTTCTATGAAGAATTCAGTTCTCTGTAATGTTAAGACCTAGGCCACGTTTCCTTGCTGTCAGCTGCAGCTGCCATAGCTCCTCAAGGCCTCTCTCCACTCCTTGCAAATGGGTCCCTACTTCAGAAACAGCATGTTGACTCTGTCTCATGTGGAAACTCTCCTACTCCCACTGTGCTGCATCTCTGTTCTGCCTCTGGCCAAACAAAAGTCCTCTGCTTATAAGGGCTCATGTCATTAGATTGAGTCTGCTCAGGTAATACATTATAATCTCCCTCTCTGAAGGTCCATTCCTTAATTTTAATGGCATATGCAAAGTGCCTTTGGCCATGTGACATAACATATTCACAAGTTGCAGGGATAAGGGTATGGGCATCTTTGTGGAACAATCATTCAGTCCACCACCAAGACAGAAAATATCTCCCTGGCAGACACACCAGttttcataagaaaagaaaaaacttcaccAGCATACTCCTGACTCTTGTCTCTATCTGCCTCAGAGGAAAATCCTAATTTTTCAGTGTGCTTAAAGATACCTAAACAAGTGTTCAGCCACATTCTTCAGGTAGTGGATAGCAGAGACTCACAAATTATAGGTTTTCCATGCAGCAAAAGGAATCAGAAAATTCTGAGTGTATTGAGATTATAACATTATTATAATCCGTGGTCAGAGCAGAAAGGGGCTATACAGTGAAAAGGGGTGACATCTGCCTGCTGAGATTATTTCCAGTGCCCTTTAGAAAACTGGTGTGATCTTGTATTTGAAAACACCGGTCACACATGGGCACTAGAAAAGGTTGTTGAAAGGCAGCTACATTTGATCTTCTCAGAAAATTCTCCAGGAATAAAGAGGGCTAATGTCATAGTAAATTGTAATAGTTGCTGTTTTCTCAGTGCCTATTATGTAACAGTTAATGGGAAGGTCTGCAGATGCTCAGTTACTTCATGTCTTGTTCTCTATTCTTGGAGGCTACTTGACACTCTACTAGTAGTTAGGAAGGGTCAAGTGACTATCCTTGGCGCTGAAATATGAGCAGAAGCATGCCTCTCACCTCCAGACAAAGGTATCTGAGAACTAGTATGCCACTTGCACGCTTTTTGTTTTATCGAGCAGCACACATACAGAGCCTGTGTTGGGCTGGGGAAGTTCATGACGGAAGCACCCTGGATCCTGGGATCACCTGACAATTGAAACACCTTGCCAATGCTCATCAAATGTTATGTACCTAAGAAATAAAACGTTGTCATGTGAAGCAATTCTAAACCACGTTTTCCCATTATATCTCATAAATACTTTATCTGAATAATACGTAGATACTATTTCTATTctcttatgtattttaattacaaagaaaataggGCATATATTCATGTTGCCAAAAAATTCTAATAATAGGGATAGATTATAATTCTGATTCCTTACTATGTTCCTCTAAATTTTATCCCATCCCGGAGGTAACTGCATTAAAAAATCTTGTGTTGtagtattttaagatttttttccaggACTATTCTTACATACATGTATTGGAAAAATATAccgtggcttttaaaaaatacatgtataacaGTGTACATATCATTTTGCTTCTTGCCCTTGtcactgaataaaataaatgcaggATCTTtctgagagagcacaaacagatCCACCTCACCCTGTTAACCACTTTCTAGAATTCTAAAGTGTGTATGTACCATAATTAATTTAACCATTCGCCTCTTGAAGGATACACAAGTTGCTTCTCATGTGTCGCTATGATTAAGAGAACTGACATCAACATCATTGAACATCAATTCTTGGGAAAATGTGGATGTTTTGTTATGGAGAGATGTAGAACAGTGCAATTAAAGTGGAAAGAATCTGACGACAGTAAATTTTTACAAATCTTCttgatattgtttttttaaatttttttaacgtttattcatttctgagagacagagagagacagagcatgagcggggaaggtgcagagagagagagggagacacagaatctgaaacaggctccaggctctgagcggtcagcacagaacccgatgcagggctcgaactcacaaaccacgagatcctgacctgagctgaagtgggacgcttaaccgactgagccacccaggagccccaattgaTATTCTGTTCTAATAATGctatatcaaattatttttcatatatttatgtatgtgaatAAATTAGGCTCTCATTGGCATTTTACtttatcaactttttaaattttggtcaACTTTTGATCAAAAGTATATTATCTCACTGCtagtttaatttgtatttccctatttCCTAAACAGATTAAgcagaaaattaatttaatcaCTCACCCATATAAAGCAGGATTTCTGCAGTGTAGATTAAGTACTAGGATTCTTCTGGGTGCATAGTTTAAAATTCTATGTCCAAAagattttcccctttcctttgagAACATAGGATTTGTCAGAATGACCAGGTACCAGGAAATGGGCCTGGACAGGAAAACATCAATAAGTGAGGAATATCAAGAGGACCAGGGGTGAAGGAAGTAGAGCAACTTCCAGAATCCATGAGACAGCCCAGGGCAGCTGGTAGTCAGGGACCTGAACGTAGGCTTcagcaaaaatagacaagatgCCAGAAGGAGAGAACGTGGGGAATCTGGTAGAGGGTACCAGATAGCTGGATAGGCTAGGGAATCTGTATCTTCACTGCCAGCCCAACGTTTTAGAGTGATGTGAGTGAGTAGATCTGCTGGATGAAAGGACCCTAGAGGCATGCCCGATAGCCCCCTCACCCCAGAGTGCCCCCTGCCCACTGTCGGGCAGCATATAGCTGGCTCCCCCTGTGTCACCCACCAAGTAATGTTACTGATGGAATCTGGAAGAGCTACATCTCTTCACTACTCTAATCATTCTATGCATCCTTGCCAGTGTACCAGAGCCGTGAGTGGTCTTGACGGACCACTAGCCTGATGGACAAGGCTAATTCTTCCCCTAAGCTGTGGCCCTCCTGACACTGAGATTGAGGCTCTGCAAGTGGCTGGGCTTGGTTGGTGATTCAGAATGTTTCAAAAAGGGCAAGTATTACCAGTGAGTGCTGGAAGGAGGTGTGTAGCTGCAAGGAGGATAACTGGAGGGGGAGTTCGCTGAGGCTCATTACCCCAGTGACTCTGGGAAGAAAGGGCTGTGTATAGACCTGTCTTGATAAATAACCCAGGTGTTATCCTCAGCTTAGATTACCTCCCGTGCTTCCTGACTTCTTTGCACACCAGAGGGCAGATGTACTCTGGCTGTGTCTTGTGGTCTTTGTTGCTACCAGATGCTgactggagtggggtgggggtgggctcaCAATGGAAATACCTACAGGTAGATGGAGAATGACTGTAGTTGGTGTAGTTCCTTATTAAATTGACTGGTAGTGACAGATATATTGTGGAGTCCAAAGCTATATTTTTTGTGTAATAACTCCAATttgattgaattttttaaaaaaagtctctgcTAGCCACTCTCAAAATCATCACATGATCTGTAGTAAAtatagaaaatctaaaattttgAAGTGAGGACAGTCGATCGGCCTGTCAACCTCAGGCCAGCAGACAGAGGAATCCCAGACCCTAACAGCAGGAAAGGTGAGGACTCTGAATGAGATCAGAGGAAACAACCCATACCAGAATGGAAGATGCCACCACACAGCCCCATCCCTGTTGTCAGCCTTGGGAAATTCCAGAAAGGGGTGGATGGAAATGGCTTCCCCTGAATTCTGTCTCTGGTGTCTCAGGGAAATGAACACCTTGATCTGTGGTGGGCAGTGTCAGGTTAGCAAAAGGAAGAGTCCAGTCTCTGCCTGGAGTTGAGACAAGGTCCTGGATTGAGTTTAACAGAATCCTCACTCCAGGAGAGTGTCAACCCCACAGAGACTCACCCCTGCTTACAGTCCTAGCAAGCTCTGTGCAGGGATTGCCTAAGGAGTGACCTCCAAATTTCCCCACTGGGGACTCAGGGACTTGAGGGCATTTGGAGGTGGGTGTGGCCTCAAGGCTACAGAGAGGGAGGTCCCAGGTAGTAACAGAAGTAAAGGTGAGGACTCAGTCTGATTTCTGTGAGAATTGCCCACCCCAACAGATGGGCAGCACAGCGGCCAGCTTCTGCTGTCAGCTCTGGGAGGCCCTGATATGCTTGTGATGAAGGTCAGAAGCCCTTTCACTTTATCCTCTAGAAACTGGAGAGTGACGTGGGAGGGCCTCAGTTTAGGGCTAACATGGAGGGGAGGATACCTAGGATCAGTCAGAagtaaaactaattaaaaatttcttgaaaCCCTATGTGACAGAGAACACCACCACTGCGACACCCCAGGCAAAGCTGGCCAGAAATGGTATACTCTGATAGCTGCCTTGGGGTCTCAGGGAAGTGAAGGCATTGGTCTGAGGGCAGTGGTGTGACATGTCCACTGAGGGAGGACCTGTGGGCTCTGCCTGGAATTAAGTAAGGTAAAGATCCTGAGTTAAGTGTGATGGTACTGCCCATCCCAGACTGGGGAAGCTCCTCCCAGAGAGTCCCGACCCTACTATCAGCCCTGACAGAACCCAAGCAAGAATCAATGGTCTGATGTAGCAAACTCTGAGAACCTTCTAAATTTCCCAAGGGGACTGATGGGGGTGAGGTTGTCAGCTTCAGAGCAGCAGAAGAATGGTCCCAGGCCCTAACAGGAGTAAAGGTAAGGACTCGGACATCTGAGGGAGCCACTCCCCTCAACAGAACAAAGGAGGCCTCACAGAGCACCACCTCTCCTATCCAACCTGGGAGGTCCCACGGGGATTTAAGAATGTGATGCACCCTGACTTCTGCCTCTGGTATCTGAGGGCAGCACTAGCTTTGGTGTTATTGGGCAGCATCAGAACAGTCAAGGGAGGAGATCCAGGCCCTGCCTGGAATTAAGGGAAAACCGTGAGTTAGGTGTGAGGGGATCAGCCACTCTAGATTAGAGGGGTTCCCAGTCAGTTCTGTCCCTGCTATTTGCCTTGATAGAACCTAGCCAGGAAGCATTTGACATGTGGACATCCGACTACCTTCCAAAGTTCCCCGGAGGGGAATGAGGTAGGTGAGGTAATCAGAAAAGTCTGTCAACTTCAAATCAGCAGAGGGAACAGTCTGAGGCTCTAAAGGGAGTAAAGGCAAGAACTCTGAGTGACATCTGAGGGAACCACCCACTCCAGAACACAGGGGCTTTGTGGAGTCTTGCCCATACTTTCTATTCCAGAGGCTGCAGGCTAGGTTGGATTAATGTAAGGCATCCTGACATCTGTATTTGGTGTTTCAGCGTCAGTGAATACTTTAGACTAGGAGGAGGTAGGTGTTAGGTTAGGGGAGGGAGgagcccccaggccctgccacaGTGTAGTGAAGACACTGAATGAGGTATAAAGGATAAACCCACTGTCAACAAAGGGTACCTCACAAAGCCCCACCAATGAGGTCAGCCCTGGGAGGCCTTGGTAACGATGTGAGGCTGAGGCACCCCCTCACACCCTTGGGCAGTCAGGAAGATGAAATCTGGTCGAGCGGGCAGCATCATTTTCATTACTGGAAGGATCAACGCTTTTCCAGCTTGAGTGAGGAGAACCCTAATTACTCTAGAATGGAAAGGATTCCTCAGAGctctgcctgtgctttcttccctGTGCATTCCCAGGCAGACATAGTAAGATGAAGTTCCCCTCAGTTCCTCCTCTGAGGTCTCAGAGTGATTGAGGGCTTTGAGACGACGGGTGAGCCTCTGAAAAGCAGAGCATGGGGACCCCAGGTCCTGCCCAAAGTGAAGTGATGACCCTTAATGTGAACTGAAATGCTCCCTAACTCAGAGCAACTGCTCTAAGCCCCAGTGAGCTCCAGATAGATCTGTAGGTAGGAGCTAAGGTCCACAGGGTCCTCAGGGCAGAGGCAATCAAAGAATAGGAGCCTTGTGGGTTCCTCGAGCAGCGCCCTCAAGGAAACCTGCAGAGTTGGCCTTCAATAAAGCCAAGGCTGTATTTCTTTGTTGAAGTGGCCCTACAATGTCATTCTTTCCCTTTCAGATCACTGAGTCATCTGCCCATTTGTCTCCTGCTCTTATCAAAACTCATCATGCCCCGGGGTCAGAAGAGTAAGCTCTGTGCCCGTGAGAAACGCCGCCAGGCAGGCTCCAGAAAAGCCCCAGGATCTGGTGAGTGCTCAGGCCACTACAGCAGTGGGAGAAGTTTTCCCCTCCCTTTGCTGTCCTCATTTCAACAGCTCACCTACTGCTGGGTTATATCGTGCTCCCCAGGAGCGTCAGAGAGCCACAGCCACCACCACTACTCCTGTGGCTGTTTCATACACAAAATCGAACGAAGCTGCCAACAACCGAGGGGAGGAAAGGCCAAGATCCTCTCAGGTCCAGCCCACAGCTCTGCCCTTTCAGAGAGACCTGCTAGATGAGAAGGTGGTTTTGCTAGTGCACTATCTGCTGCGCAAATATCAAAAGAAAGAGCTCATTGCCAAGGTGGGAATGCTGAGAAATGTAATCCAAATGTATAGGAACCAGTTCCATGAGATCCTCAAGAGAGCCTCTGACCACTTGGAGCTGGTTTTTGGTCTTGACTTGAAGGAAGCAGATCCCAACCGGCACATCTATGTCCTTGTGAACAAACTGGAACCAAGTTACGATGCAGTACTGAGTGATCACGGTGGTGTGCCCAAGACAGGCTTGCTGATGACTATTCTGGGTGTGATCTTCACAAATCGCAACCGTGCCATGGAGGAACAAGTCTGGCAAACATTGAATGTGATGGGGTTATACAAGGGGAGGCAGCACTTCATCTTTGAGGAGCCCAGGAAGCTCATCACCAAGGattttgtgaaagaaaagtaCCTGGAGTACCGGCAGGTGCCCAACAGCGACCCTCCGCGCTATGAGTTCCTGTGGGGCCCCAGAGCCCACGCCGAGACCAGCAAGATGAGAGTCCTGGAGTTTCTAGCCAAAGTTCACGATACCGTCCCCAGTGCTTTCCCAGCCTGGTATGAAGAGGCTttgagagatgaagaagagcGAGCCCGAGCTCGAGCCGCAGCCAGGGCTCATACTGCTGCCATGGCCAGTGCACGTGCCAGGGCCGTGACCAGTGCACATTCCAAGGCCACGACCAGTGCCCGCTCCAGGGCCA
This region of Acinonyx jubatus isolate Ajub_Pintada_27869175 chromosome X, VMU_Ajub_asm_v1.0, whole genome shotgun sequence genomic DNA includes:
- the MAGEB10 gene encoding melanoma-associated antigen B10; amino-acid sequence: MPRGQKSKLRAREKRRQAREGPEHLVPAQTTAPEEEESPSSPSPHFKDAPQSSPATGTSGSPKVPGGVCSTSTTAAAASNTKFNEDASNQVEEKQNTSKARDTTEQCRRGPIEEKVALLVYYLLYKYQVKEPITKADMLRNVIQTYKNHFHEILRKASEHLELVFGLDVKEMDPNRNTYVLINKLERSCDARVNDNGAVPKTGLLMTVLGVIFTKGNRATEEEVWEVLNMMGLYDGIKNFIYGDPKKLITKDWVKEKYLEYRQVPNSDPPHYEFLWGPRAHAETSKMKVLEFVAKSHDTVPTAFPGCYEEALRDEEERARARVLAKAGTAAMASARSAKAIASSFSCPK
- the LOC106984614 gene encoding LOW QUALITY PROTEIN: melanoma-associated antigen B10-like (The sequence of the model RefSeq protein was modified relative to this genomic sequence to represent the inferred CDS: deleted 1 base in 1 codon) codes for the protein MPRGQKSKLCAREKRRRQAPEKPQDLVSAQATTAVGEVFPSLCCPHFNSSPTAGLYRAPQERQRATATTTTPVAVSYTKSNEAANNRGEERPRSSQVQPTALPFQRDLLDEKVVLLVHYLLRKYQKKELIAKVGMLRNVIQMYRNQFHEILKRASDHLELVFGLDLKEADPNRHIYVLVNKLEPSYDAVLSDHGGVPKTGLLMTILGVIFTNRNRAMEEQVWQTLNVMGLYKGRQHFIFEEPRKLITKDFVKEKYLEYRQVPNSDPPRYEFLWGPRAHAETSKMRVLEFLAKVHDTVPSAFPAWYEEALRDEEERARARAAARAHTAAMASARARAVTSAHSKATTSARSRAKTSVCTKAMPAAPPTPNKV